In a genomic window of Planctomycetota bacterium:
- a CDS encoding CdaR family protein gives MRSLFRALLRHLDLKLAALLLAAATWYYGITAGIDERRFVGVVVRAINPPQDVALGPLVTRTVNLVLRGPRRDLDTLKTDELFVVVDLKAQELSGGELQLRVPLATHHVRSGRDAETAERLPAGLVLVRAEPDVAELTLDRVREVLLDVEVVTEGEPGAGLTLKKTVQPPKVKVRGAFRLLQRLSTIRTEPIRVDGLRERLQRRVALQRQVVNPEFQTAPIATEPESVDVVLDVVATPEEKTIERVPVRLTVVPGTVAVVKEEVREVAVRLSGPRQVVREIDAPSLVAEVSLEGAQAPARGTEVTTVFLRRENIRQLTPAGLSAPLAREVELLEVRPRAIPLTLDRVGTRTLPVRPVREGVPAEDYEVSEVTVVPDKVTVRGPETVLKELKAVDTMPVAVTGLRERLRRTVRLVETVDAEPFRGVRIEPSQQLVDVVIAVAERREEKTLTGLPVHVLVRPEVALNVRIETSPRTVGPVAFVGPRSRMEHFGADDVTAFVLLDLTGAADLRPTLRNVEFHIRDSQVRLAPDTKPISIKIDFPPPERGVEAPGQKQ, from the coding sequence ATGCGGTCCCTCTTTCGAGCCCTGCTGCGGCACCTCGACCTCAAGCTCGCCGCGCTCCTGCTCGCGGCCGCGACCTGGTACTACGGCATCACCGCGGGCATTGACGAGCGCCGCTTCGTCGGCGTCGTCGTCCGCGCCATCAACCCGCCGCAGGACGTCGCCCTGGGCCCCCTGGTGACGCGGACGGTGAACCTGGTGCTCCGCGGCCCGCGCCGCGACCTGGATACGTTGAAGACCGACGAGCTGTTCGTGGTGGTGGACCTCAAGGCCCAGGAACTGAGCGGCGGCGAGCTCCAGCTCCGCGTGCCCCTGGCCACGCACCACGTGCGCTCGGGCCGCGACGCCGAGACCGCCGAGCGGCTGCCGGCCGGACTCGTGCTCGTGCGGGCCGAGCCGGACGTGGCCGAGCTCACCCTCGACCGCGTGCGCGAGGTGCTCCTCGACGTCGAGGTCGTCACCGAGGGCGAGCCAGGCGCCGGCCTCACCCTGAAGAAGACCGTGCAGCCGCCCAAGGTCAAAGTGCGCGGCGCCTTCCGCCTCCTCCAGCGCCTGAGCACGATTCGCACCGAGCCGATCCGCGTGGACGGCTTGCGCGAGCGCCTCCAGCGCCGCGTGGCGCTCCAGCGCCAGGTGGTGAACCCCGAGTTCCAAACGGCGCCCATCGCCACCGAGCCGGAGAGCGTGGACGTGGTGCTGGACGTCGTGGCGACGCCGGAGGAGAAGACGATCGAGCGCGTGCCGGTGCGGCTCACCGTGGTGCCCGGCACCGTGGCCGTCGTCAAGGAGGAGGTGCGCGAGGTCGCCGTCCGCCTCAGCGGTCCGCGCCAGGTCGTGCGCGAGATTGACGCGCCCAGCCTCGTGGCCGAGGTGAGCCTCGAGGGCGCCCAGGCCCCCGCGCGCGGCACCGAGGTGACGACCGTGTTCCTCCGGCGCGAGAACATCCGCCAGCTCACCCCCGCCGGGCTCTCGGCGCCCCTCGCCCGCGAGGTCGAACTCCTCGAGGTCCGGCCCCGAGCCATCCCCCTCACCCTCGACCGCGTCGGCACCCGCACCCTGCCCGTCAGGCCCGTGCGCGAAGGCGTGCCGGCCGAGGACTACGAGGTCAGCGAGGTCACCGTCGTGCCCGACAAGGTGACGGTCCGCGGGCCGGAAACCGTGCTCAAGGAGCTCAAGGCCGTGGACACCATGCCCGTGGCCGTCACCGGCCTGCGCGAGCGGCTGCGCCGCACCGTGCGCCTGGTCGAGACCGTGGACGCGGAGCCGTTCCGCGGCGTGCGGATCGAGCCCTCGCAGCAGCTCGTGGACGTGGTGATCGCGGTGGCCGAGCGGCGCGAGGAGAAGACGCTCACGGGCCTCCCCGTGCACGTGCTCGTGCGGCCCGAGGTGGCGCTCAACGTGCGGATCGAGACCTCGCCGCGCACGGTCGGCCCGGTGGCCTTCGTGGGGCCGCGCTCGCGCATGGAGCACTTCGGGGCCGACGACGTGACGGCCTTCGTGCTGCTCGACCTCACGGGCGCGGCCGACCTGCGGCCCACGCTCCGCAACGTCGAGTTCCACATCCGCGACTCCCAGGTGCGCCTGGCGCCCGACACGAAGCCGATCTCGATCAAGATTGACTTTCCGCCGCCCGAGCGCGGCGTCGAGGCCCCGGGCCAGAAGCAATGA
- the cdaA gene encoding diadenylate cyclase CdaA, translating to MNPLQYLTWRAGIEIVLLALMYYVMLRFVRGSRGAGILKGLGLVVVVGLLGVLFLARFLNLQVIGGIATEVVALFGFALLVIFQPELRRALVRLGQAPLFGFLARAEKEVTDHVVEAAATLSRDQVGALIAIERDVSLRSYMEGGVRLDADVTSALLVTIFNPNTPLHDGAVIIQGDRIVAAGCLFPLTENVEAGSGFGTRHRAAIGVTEDSDAIAIVVSEETGSISLAIKGKLSRGLDPENLRTILRGILAPATT from the coding sequence ATGAATCCGCTGCAATACCTGACGTGGCGCGCCGGCATCGAGATCGTGCTGCTGGCGCTGATGTACTACGTCATGCTGCGCTTCGTGCGCGGCAGCCGCGGGGCGGGCATTCTCAAGGGGCTGGGCCTGGTGGTGGTCGTGGGCCTCCTCGGCGTGCTCTTCCTGGCCCGCTTCCTGAACCTCCAGGTGATCGGCGGCATCGCCACCGAGGTGGTGGCGCTGTTCGGCTTCGCCCTGCTGGTGATCTTCCAGCCCGAGCTGCGCCGCGCGCTGGTGCGCCTGGGCCAGGCCCCGCTCTTCGGGTTCCTCGCGCGCGCGGAGAAGGAGGTGACCGACCACGTGGTGGAGGCCGCCGCCACCCTGAGCCGCGACCAGGTGGGCGCCCTCATCGCCATCGAGCGCGACGTGAGCCTCCGCAGCTACATGGAGGGCGGCGTGCGCCTCGATGCCGACGTCACGTCGGCCCTGCTGGTCACCATCTTCAACCCGAACACACCGCTGCACGACGGCGCGGTGATCATCCAGGGCGACCGGATCGTGGCCGCCGGCTGCCTCTTCCCGCTCACCGAGAACGTGGAAGCGGGCAGCGGCTTCGGCACCCGGCACCGCGCCGCCATCGGCGTCACCGAGGACAGCGACGCGATCGCCATCGTTGTCTCCGAGGAGACCGGCAGCATCTCGCTGGCGATCAAGGGCAAACTGTCGCGGGGCCTGGACCCCGAGAACCTGCGGACGATTCTGCGGGGCATCCTGGCCCCGGCCACCACCTGA